From Polynucleobacter difficilis, a single genomic window includes:
- the gyrA gene encoding DNA gyrase subunit A, whose translation MEQAAKETLPISLEDEMRRSYLDYAMSVIVGRALPDVRDGLKPVHRRVLFAMYELNNDWNRPYKKSARIVGDVIGKYHPHGDSAVYDTIVRMAQDFSLRYMLVDGQGNFGSVDGDNAAAMRYTEIRLRKIAHDLLADLDKETVDFGPNYDGSEKEPLILPAKVPNLLINGSSGIAVGMATNIPPHNLDEVVLACLHVLHNPECTIDELIEIIPAPDFPTAGIIYGVQGVREGYRTGRGRVVMRAKTHFEDLDKGSRQSIIVDELPYQVNKKNLLERIAELVNEKKIEGISDLRDESDKSGMRVVIELKRGEVPEVVLNNLYKSTQLQDNFGMNMVALVDNQPRLLNLKQMLEYFLQHRREVVTRRTIFELRKARDRGHVLEGLAVALANIDEFIAIIKAAANPVVAKQELMGKSWDSSMVREMLARAETDTPGGRNAYRPEGLLPEYGMQATGLYRLSDSQAQEILQMRLQRLTGLEQDKIVSEYKEVMNEISDLLDLLAKPERVTQVIESELKEVQADYGKEGGDTGRRSFIEMNATELFTEDLITPQDMVVTLSHSGYMKSQPLSEYRAQKRGGRGKQAAATKDEDWIDTLFVANTHDTILCFSDRGRMYWLKVWEVPQGSRTSRGKPIVNMFPLIDGEKITVILPIKGYQDDQYVFMATSLGTVKKTRLSDFSNPRKAGIIAVDLNENDFLVGAAITDGKHDVMLFSDAGKAVRFDENDVRPMGRTARGVRGMNLATAQNVIAMLVAPAEASDGTAPAEDGAAAPSSVLTATENGFGKRTPIAEYTRHGRGTKGMIAIQTSERNGKVVAASLVSPEDQIMLITTGGVLVRTRVSEIREMGRATQGVTLISVDEGTRLSGLQRIAESDSDDDTDGLEDEVDAASGESTPDA comes from the coding sequence ATGGAACAAGCCGCTAAAGAAACACTACCAATATCCCTCGAAGACGAAATGCGGCGGTCCTATTTGGACTACGCCATGAGCGTTATCGTCGGCAGAGCCCTACCAGACGTGCGCGATGGCCTAAAGCCGGTCCACAGGCGGGTTCTTTTCGCGATGTATGAATTAAACAACGATTGGAACCGGCCTTACAAAAAATCTGCCCGTATAGTTGGCGATGTTATCGGTAAATACCATCCCCACGGGGATTCGGCGGTATATGACACCATTGTCCGGATGGCCCAGGACTTCTCTTTGCGCTATATGTTAGTGGACGGACAGGGTAACTTTGGCTCGGTTGACGGCGATAACGCGGCGGCTATGCGGTACACGGAAATTCGTCTACGCAAAATTGCCCACGATCTTTTGGCCGATTTGGACAAGGAAACCGTGGATTTTGGGCCGAACTACGACGGCAGCGAAAAGGAACCCTTAATTCTCCCGGCCAAAGTGCCGAATTTGCTGATTAATGGCTCATCCGGCATCGCGGTGGGCATGGCCACTAATATTCCTCCGCATAATCTTGATGAGGTGGTGTTGGCCTGTCTGCATGTTCTGCACAATCCAGAATGCACGATTGATGAGTTAATTGAGATTATTCCGGCACCGGATTTCCCAACTGCCGGAATCATTTATGGCGTACAAGGGGTGCGCGAAGGCTATCGCACTGGCCGTGGTCGCGTGGTCATGCGAGCCAAGACGCATTTTGAGGATTTGGATAAAGGCTCACGCCAGTCCATCATCGTCGATGAGTTGCCGTACCAGGTGAATAAGAAAAACCTGCTTGAGCGCATTGCCGAGCTGGTGAACGAGAAAAAGATCGAAGGTATTTCTGATTTGCGGGATGAGTCCGATAAATCTGGAATGCGCGTCGTCATCGAGCTCAAGCGCGGTGAAGTGCCTGAGGTGGTGCTGAATAATCTGTACAAGAGCACTCAGCTTCAAGACAACTTTGGTATGAATATGGTGGCGCTGGTAGACAATCAGCCGCGCCTCTTGAACCTCAAGCAGATGCTGGAGTATTTCTTGCAGCATCGCCGCGAAGTCGTCACACGCCGCACTATTTTTGAATTACGCAAAGCCCGTGACCGCGGTCACGTATTAGAAGGCCTAGCTGTTGCGCTGGCCAACATTGATGAGTTCATTGCCATCATCAAGGCAGCTGCCAATCCAGTGGTTGCAAAACAAGAGTTGATGGGCAAGTCTTGGGACTCATCCATGGTGCGTGAAATGTTGGCGCGCGCCGAGACCGATACGCCGGGCGGGCGCAATGCCTATCGTCCAGAAGGGTTGTTGCCTGAATACGGCATGCAAGCAACTGGCCTCTATCGCCTCTCCGATAGCCAGGCACAAGAAATTCTGCAGATGCGTTTGCAGCGCTTGACTGGACTTGAGCAAGACAAGATTGTTTCTGAATACAAAGAAGTCATGAATGAGATTTCAGACTTACTTGACCTCCTTGCTAAGCCTGAGCGAGTAACGCAAGTCATTGAGTCAGAGTTGAAAGAGGTGCAAGCCGATTACGGCAAAGAAGGTGGTGATACCGGCCGCCGCTCATTTATTGAGATGAATGCCACCGAACTCTTTACGGAAGATCTGATTACGCCGCAAGACATGGTGGTGACCTTGTCGCACTCCGGCTATATGAAGAGCCAGCCTCTGAGTGAATACCGCGCGCAGAAGCGTGGTGGTCGTGGCAAGCAAGCCGCTGCAACCAAGGATGAAGATTGGATTGATACGCTGTTTGTGGCGAACACCCATGACACGATTTTGTGCTTCTCCGATCGTGGCCGTATGTATTGGCTTAAGGTCTGGGAAGTGCCGCAAGGCAGTCGTACATCGCGCGGCAAGCCGATCGTGAATATGTTCCCGCTGATCGACGGTGAAAAAATCACAGTAATCTTGCCGATCAAAGGCTACCAAGACGATCAATATGTCTTTATGGCAACCAGCCTCGGTACCGTCAAAAAGACCCGCCTCTCGGATTTCTCTAATCCACGGAAGGCCGGCATCATTGCGGTTGACTTGAATGAGAACGACTTCTTGGTCGGGGCTGCGATTACCGATGGCAAACACGATGTGATGTTGTTCTCGGATGCAGGTAAGGCAGTGCGCTTTGATGAAAACGATGTGCGTCCGATGGGTAGAACGGCGCGTGGCGTGCGCGGCATGAATTTAGCTACTGCACAAAACGTGATTGCGATGCTGGTTGCTCCTGCAGAGGCTTCTGATGGCACAGCGCCGGCAGAAGATGGTGCGGCTGCTCCGAGTAGCGTATTAACCGCCACGGAAAATGGTTTTGGTAAGCGTACCCCGATTGCGGAATACACCCGTCATGGTCGCGGTACAAAAGGCATGATTGCAATCCAGACGAGCGAGCGTAACGGAAAAGTAGTTGCCGCATCCCTTGTCTCTCCAGAAGATCAAATTATGTTGATTACGACGGGCGGAGTCTTGGTCCGCACCCGGGTTTCTGAGATTCGCGAGATGGGCCGAGCAACACAAGGCGTTACTTTAATTAGCGTCGACGAGGGTACCCGTTTATCTGGATTGCAGCGGATTGCAGAGAGCGATTCCGATGACGATACGGATGGGCTTGAAGATGAGGTTGATGCCGCTAGTGGTGAATCCACACCCGATGCGTAA
- the ompA gene encoding outer membrane protein OmpA → MNKTLKLVLAGVVTVAAGATSAQSVDNWVNSTGTPWRNGDGTLCWRDASWTPATAAKGCDGFLAPKAAAAAKPKVTQTKITLQADTLYDFDKATLKPEGKATLDKVAADLKKIRLEVIIAVGNTDSVGSDAYNQALGQRRAQSVKAYLISKGVDGGRIYTESKGKSNPVATNATAEGRAKNRRTDIEVVGTVALK, encoded by the coding sequence ATGAATAAAACCCTAAAACTGGTACTCGCTGGTGTTGTTACTGTTGCTGCCGGCGCTACTTCCGCTCAATCCGTTGACAACTGGGTCAACTCAACCGGTACTCCATGGAGAAACGGCGACGGCACATTGTGCTGGCGTGATGCTAGCTGGACCCCAGCTACAGCAGCTAAGGGTTGCGACGGCTTTTTAGCCCCAAAAGCAGCTGCAGCTGCTAAGCCAAAAGTAACTCAAACCAAAATTACCCTGCAAGCTGATACCTTGTATGACTTTGACAAAGCAACCCTCAAGCCAGAAGGCAAAGCGACTTTAGACAAAGTTGCTGCTGACCTGAAGAAGATCCGTTTAGAAGTCATTATTGCTGTTGGTAACACCGACAGCGTAGGCTCAGATGCATACAACCAGGCATTGGGTCAGCGTCGTGCCCAGTCTGTAAAAGCATATTTGATCAGCAAAGGTGTTGACGGTGGCCGTATTTACACCGAAAGCAAAGGCAAGAGCAATCCAGTAGCTACAAACGCTACTGCTGAAGGCCGCGCTAAGAACCGCCGTACCGATATCGAAGTAGTTGGTACAGTTGCTCTCAAGTAA
- the pheA gene encoding prephenate dehydratase, translating into MTTEDQRLAPLRARIDALDAEILELLSKRAKAAQEVGHVKGDFVSPVFRPERERQVVANLIKLNQGPLQNDGIAAIWREVMSACRALEARQTIAYLGPVGTFSELAAQSYFGQSISGLPCASLDEVFKSVEKGAAQFGIVPVENSSEGAISRTLDLLLDSPLHISGEVVLSIRHHLLTKSGSLDGVTTVCAHAQALAQCQQWLSVHAPQLQRQAVSSNAEAARMAAADPSIAAIAGDPAQVAYGLQAVASQIQDDPHNRTRFVVVGNYQCQPTGNDQTALVLSVANKPGAVYSLLAPLAKHGVSMTRFESRPARKGTWEYHFYIDVAGHAEDVNVAKALVELQDTAAFYKKLGSYPRALG; encoded by the coding sequence ATGACGACCGAAGATCAGCGTTTAGCTCCTTTGCGGGCGCGCATCGATGCCCTCGATGCCGAAATACTGGAACTCTTATCCAAGCGCGCAAAAGCGGCGCAAGAGGTAGGCCATGTCAAAGGTGATTTTGTATCGCCGGTCTTTCGTCCTGAGCGCGAGCGTCAGGTCGTCGCCAATTTAATCAAACTCAATCAAGGCCCTTTGCAAAACGATGGCATTGCAGCCATTTGGCGGGAAGTGATGTCGGCTTGCCGCGCTTTAGAGGCTAGGCAAACCATCGCTTATCTAGGGCCCGTCGGCACCTTTTCTGAATTAGCAGCACAAAGCTATTTTGGCCAATCGATTAGCGGATTGCCGTGCGCGAGTTTAGATGAGGTATTCAAATCGGTGGAAAAAGGCGCTGCGCAATTTGGTATTGTGCCGGTCGAAAACTCCAGCGAGGGCGCGATCTCACGCACGCTCGATTTATTACTCGACTCCCCATTGCACATTAGCGGTGAAGTGGTTTTATCGATTCGCCATCACCTGTTAACAAAATCAGGAAGCTTGGATGGTGTAACAACGGTATGCGCACATGCGCAGGCCTTGGCTCAATGCCAACAGTGGCTCAGCGTGCATGCTCCGCAGTTGCAGCGCCAAGCGGTTAGCAGTAATGCAGAAGCGGCCCGCATGGCGGCTGCCGATCCCTCGATTGCAGCTATTGCAGGTGATCCAGCGCAAGTGGCATATGGTTTACAAGCGGTGGCTAGCCAGATTCAGGATGACCCACACAATCGCACGCGTTTTGTGGTGGTGGGAAATTACCAATGCCAACCCACCGGCAATGATCAAACTGCACTGGTCCTATCGGTGGCGAATAAGCCAGGTGCGGTCTATTCTTTATTGGCGCCCTTGGCTAAGCATGGTGTTTCGATGACGCGCTTTGAGTCGCGCCCAGCGCGCAAAGGCACCTGGGAATACCACTTCTATATTGATGTTGCTGGTCATGCAGAGGATGTCAATGTGGCTAAAGCATTGGTGGAGCTGCAAGACACCGCTGCCTTTTACAAAAAACTGGGCTCCTACCCACGCGCATTGGGTTAA
- the serC gene encoding 3-phosphoserine/phosphohydroxythreonine transaminase — protein sequence MTFDRRIFNFAAGPATLPAEVLQQASEEMLNWRGLGCSVMEISHRGPEFMALYEEALHDMRVLMGIPDSYAILMLQGGGIGQNAAVPMNLMPLAKNGPKADFLVTGIWSEKSFLEAQKYGQAHLVASSKDQQFTTIPASNTWHLSDDAAYLHYCANETIGGVEFQEVPDVGDRVLVADISSNILSRKMDVTQCGVWFAGAQKNIGPAGVTFVIVRRDLMGHQMAITPSIWDWAKEEATQSMFNTPPTFAIYLSGLVFKWLLKRGGVAEMERINLEKSTLLYNYIDQSGLYENRVDPRYRSRTNVTFFLKDESLNAAFLAQSSSAGLAALRGHKAAGGMRASIYNAMPLEGVQALVEFMREFERRA from the coding sequence ATGACTTTCGACCGCCGCATTTTTAATTTCGCAGCGGGCCCTGCCACCTTGCCAGCCGAGGTTCTTCAGCAGGCATCAGAAGAGATGCTCAACTGGCGGGGTTTGGGTTGCAGTGTCATGGAGATTAGTCATCGCGGTCCTGAGTTCATGGCCCTTTATGAGGAAGCCCTGCACGATATGCGCGTGCTCATGGGCATACCCGATAGCTATGCGATTTTGATGTTGCAAGGCGGTGGCATTGGTCAAAATGCCGCGGTGCCGATGAACTTGATGCCGCTCGCCAAAAACGGACCTAAAGCGGATTTTTTGGTTACTGGGATTTGGTCGGAGAAATCATTCTTAGAGGCACAAAAATACGGACAAGCCCATTTGGTTGCCAGTTCAAAAGACCAGCAATTTACGACCATACCAGCAAGCAACACTTGGCATTTATCGGATGATGCTGCCTACTTGCATTACTGCGCGAATGAAACAATTGGCGGTGTCGAGTTTCAAGAGGTGCCCGATGTTGGCGATCGTGTTTTAGTAGCCGATATTTCCAGCAATATTTTGTCGCGCAAAATGGATGTGACGCAATGCGGCGTCTGGTTTGCTGGGGCACAAAAAAACATTGGCCCCGCCGGCGTTACCTTCGTGATTGTGCGCAGGGATTTAATGGGCCATCAAATGGCAATCACCCCATCGATTTGGGATTGGGCTAAAGAAGAGGCAACGCAGTCAATGTTCAATACGCCTCCCACATTTGCCATCTATTTGTCTGGGTTGGTATTTAAGTGGCTATTAAAACGAGGCGGGGTTGCGGAGATGGAGCGCATCAACCTTGAAAAATCGACCTTGCTTTACAACTACATTGATCAAAGTGGGCTGTATGAGAATCGGGTGGATCCACGTTACCGTTCGCGTACCAACGTGACCTTCTTCCTAAAAGACGAAAGTTTAAATGCGGCATTTTTAGCGCAATCCAGTAGTGCTGGCTTGGCTGCATTGCGCGGTCATAAAGCGGCTGGCGGAATGCGTGCGAGTATTTACAATGCGATGCCACTCGAAGGCGTTCAAGCCTTGGTGGAATTTATGCGTGAATTTGAAAGGCGAGCGTAA
- the ubiG gene encoding bifunctional 2-polyprenyl-6-hydroxyphenol methylase/3-demethylubiquinol 3-O-methyltransferase UbiG produces the protein MNTSSNVDPSEISKFSALAHRWWDPNSEFKPLHAINPLRLGWIQTFVPLKGKKTVDIGCGGGILAESMSNLGADTLGIDLSDKALKVAELHALETGASVRYRSISAESLASEQAAQFDVVTCMEMLEHVPDPASVVQACADLAKPGATLFFSTLNRNLKSYVFAIVGAEYILRLLPKGTHQYAKFIKPSELARYIRQANLEVIGMKGLTYNPITQVYRLSDDTDVNYMIAVRKPLE, from the coding sequence ATGAATACATCCAGCAACGTTGACCCCTCTGAAATCAGCAAATTTAGCGCCCTAGCGCACCGCTGGTGGGACCCGAATAGCGAATTCAAGCCCTTGCATGCGATTAATCCCCTGCGTTTGGGCTGGATTCAGACCTTTGTCCCCCTTAAAGGTAAAAAGACCGTTGATATTGGCTGTGGTGGCGGCATTCTGGCCGAATCAATGTCGAACCTGGGTGCCGATACCCTGGGAATTGATTTATCCGACAAAGCCCTCAAAGTCGCCGAATTGCATGCCCTCGAGACTGGCGCCAGTGTGCGCTACCGCTCCATTTCTGCCGAGTCCTTAGCCTCAGAACAGGCGGCCCAATTCGATGTAGTGACCTGTATGGAAATGCTCGAGCACGTGCCTGATCCAGCATCCGTAGTACAGGCCTGTGCCGACCTAGCGAAACCAGGCGCCACGCTCTTTTTTAGCACGCTCAATCGCAACCTGAAATCCTACGTATTCGCCATTGTTGGCGCCGAATATATCCTGCGTTTATTGCCCAAAGGGACGCACCAATACGCCAAATTTATTAAGCCGTCTGAGCTCGCACGCTACATCCGTCAAGCGAATTTAGAAGTGATCGGCATGAAGGGATTGACCTACAACCCAATCACCCAAGTCTATCGTTTAAGCGATGATACTGACGTCAATTACATGATTGCCGTCCGCAAACCTTTGGAATAA
- a CDS encoding HAD family hydrolase, which yields MSLRSPYHGVFFDLDGTLADTAPDLVAAANQLLTKRNLSPKPYEELRPRASAGARGLIQGAFGYGTDHPEFIPLRDEFFSYYENALLVHSTLFDGVDSLLDQLDLAKLPWGIVTNKSERFTHPLTEQMGLRQRAISTVSGDTTPFSKPHPEPILHAARVANIDPAFSLYVGDDIRDVLAGKAAGMKTVAAAYGYCGCAEPPQEWGADYLIHSPLELLEIIFPR from the coding sequence ATGTCCTTGCGCAGCCCTTACCATGGCGTTTTTTTTGATCTCGATGGCACGCTAGCCGATACCGCGCCAGACTTGGTGGCAGCGGCAAACCAGCTGCTAACAAAACGCAATCTCAGTCCAAAGCCCTATGAAGAGCTAAGACCAAGGGCATCCGCTGGAGCGCGTGGCTTGATTCAGGGGGCATTTGGCTACGGCACCGATCACCCTGAATTCATTCCCTTGCGCGATGAATTTTTTTCCTATTATGAGAACGCGCTGCTGGTGCACAGTACCTTGTTTGATGGCGTCGATTCTCTGCTCGATCAATTGGACTTGGCAAAGCTACCTTGGGGAATTGTGACCAATAAGAGTGAGCGCTTCACTCATCCCCTTACAGAACAAATGGGATTGCGACAACGCGCAATCTCCACTGTCTCCGGTGACACAACGCCTTTCTCTAAACCGCATCCGGAACCCATTTTGCATGCAGCCAGAGTGGCTAATATTGATCCTGCGTTTTCACTCTATGTGGGCGATGATATTCGTGACGTGCTTGCTGGCAAAGCAGCCGGCATGAAAACCGTGGCTGCAGCCTATGGCTATTGCGGCTGCGCAGAGCCGCCGCAAGAATGGGGCGCTGACTACCTCATCCACTCCCCTCTAGAGCTATTGGAAATCATCTTTCCACGATAG